The following DNA comes from Ochotona princeps isolate mOchPri1 chromosome 8, mOchPri1.hap1, whole genome shotgun sequence.
TTCCTGTGCAGTGAGCGCGTGCTGAATCCCTCCTATGTGGTGAGGTTACCAAAGCGACAAGTTCCTTCTTTTCAAGTAAAGCAGCTTGGCCTTTGGAACATTTAGAATTCACGGGACCTGAGGGTGCTCTGCCATGCGGATGCCTCTGCTGAAGCCTAACATGACAGTTTCTTTCACCTTTAGGACAAAGCAACAATAATTTAGATACCTGTGCAGAATTCCGCATAAAATACGTCGGTGCCATTGAAAAACTGAAAATCTCCGAGGGAAAAAGTCTTGAGGGGCCGCTGGAGCTGATCAACTACATAGACGTCGCCCAGGTCCGAAAgttctggcccagcctctggctgCTTCTGAGATGGCTGCAGGGAGCCAGACACGGGGCTCTGGGAGGGGACATTTGTTCTCCTGGGCTCCACTCTAGGAGGGGGACAGTCTTCAGTGGCCTGCTGGAGCCATACATCACAGTCACACATATCCAGTGTGCTCTGTGGCCATGGGTGGGAGTGCATGTCACATGGGAACAGACAAGGTGGTGAGACAGGGTGCCTGGGCCCTCTCTAAAGGCCCACCACACTGGGCtaggcagagctgggggcagagcTCCATCCAGCCCGGCCTGTGGGCAGTCTGCATTGCAAGAAGCTGTAGGAGCTAGGTGTCCATCTGGCCTCCTCATGTGGGTGAAGAACCTCTGACCACTGGGCCAGGTGCAGCCCGCCTCTCTGTCTTACAAGGCTGGTATGTGTGGTCTGAATGAGCCCCTGGGGCCCAGCCACAAGTAAATCTCCCGAGACAGGCTAAGGTAACTGTGCCATCCATCCCAAACACCCGGCTGGTTGATTGGTGTTTCCCCAGACACTGGCGAAGCAGAACACGTCTGTTGGCCAGTGGCGCCTGGTTTACCTGAGAGGACAGGTCAGACAGAAATCACAAGGTGGCACCTGCTGTCTTGTTTGTAAATGGCTCAGAACACCAGCTAACGTTGTTCCGCACCAGTCCCTGCCAGTCTGCAGCCCTGGGGCAGCGAGCAGTGGGCAGGTGCTCTCCACGCCCAGGCGGGCAGCAGGCTGATCCACTGGGAAGCTCGGTGTCTGTAGCCCGCCTTCCACGTGCCCTGTGCTGACACCCATCTTAACTTTGGGGACGTGCACATCCAAGTCAAGccctcctgtcttctgctgcaaggATCCTAACTCCACCAGGATCCGTGGGAAGGCTGTCAGGTTGTAAGGAGGGTGAAGAGGAAGACAAAGGGGACAGAGCAGGGTGCTGTCCCGTCTCTGGAGAGGGCCCTGCTAGGCTCATGTGGCTCTCACTCTGCAGAGGGTGTGGCACTCGCAGTGCCAAGTCAGACTACCTACATTTCATGTcatgttatttttactttaaagcaaGATGGAAAGCTGCCTTTTGTTCCTCTGGAGGAAGAATTTATTATGGGAGTTTCCAAGTATGGTATCAAAGTGTCCACATCAGATCAGTATGTAAGTAACGGTAAGGGTGGGCGTGTCCTAGCGGAGGCACTGTGTGTGGAGCAGCTGGTTGGTAACCTCCCCGACAGCCAGTCCTAAATGTGGCCGCTTCTTGTGCGGGCACACGGGTGTCCTCTCTGCACTGCATAGGTGCAGCCCATTGGGGGGACCCCATGCCACATCACATCAGAGTGGCCAAGAGCGGAGCAGGGAGTCTAGACACACCATGGGGTCTAGGAAGGGAGGCGTGCTGCAGACAGTCTGCCCTGTCAGTGAGCCTACAGAAGCGTCCTGCATGGGGAGATGGGGCTGCAGGCACCCAGGAGCAGTACTGAGCATGCCTGTCTCTGTGCTGTCCCTGCCACAGGATGTTCTGCACAGGCACGCCCTGTACCTCATCATCCGCATGGTGTGCTATGACGACGGGCTGGGGGCcgggaagagcctcctggctctgaAGACCACCGATGCAAGCAATGAAGAGTACAGCCTGTGGGTGtaccagtgcagcagcctggtaAGGCCTGTATCCCTTGGTCAGCCTCTTGCTCTCAGCCTGGGGGTCTCCCCACCTGGTCAGCCTCTAGCCCTTAGCCTGGTGAGGCCAGCCATCCCTCAGTCAGCTTCTAGCTCTCAGGCCATATGGCCAAGCCTAGAGGCTGTCAACAGACTGCAGAGGATGGGAGTGTACCATCCATGACGTGGCTGGTCCCTGGCCTGACAGAGGCCCTAGGTCAGCTGCTGCCTAGGCTTGGTGCACCTGGTGGGAGTGGGGGCCCAACAGCAGTGCCCACTTGTGCCTGGACCCTCATGGGCCAGGGTGGACACAGCAGGTGGTAAGGCTGCATCCTGCATGGCCCAGGAGCGCCGTGTCTAACAGTGTCTCCCTGTCCCCATGGCCATGATGCTCACGGGCCTTGGCACCCAtgtgctgctggcatctgctgTGCAGGCGGGACCCCCGTGCACAGGCCCACCCCAGCTGGCGTAGGTGTGCTCTGGGTCACATGGCTGCTGGTCACGGGAGGCGCAGGCAGACCGAGGACTGCTGCTGTCTCCTTCCTGATGTAGGAGCAGGCACAGGCCATCTGCAAGGTGCTGTCCACCGCTTTCGACTCCGCACTCACATCTGAGAAGTCttgaatcctggcagcctcgTCAGAATGTCCGGCTCGTGTCTGAAACTGGCTGTCTGCAGTGTTGAACTGTTACGGGAACATGAAGTCATCCTTTCTCCACACGTCCTGGAGAGAGTGCAGCTCTGacactattcatttttattaaaatgccaTGACTCGGTGAAGTTCTCTTCTTTCTggtataaaaaaagaaacctcatttgTAATCTTCAGTGCAGGTAAGCCTCGCACCCAGGTCCTAATGTCCCTGCCGTGATATTCCGGAACTCTGTTCCTGGGGCTGGCGAGGGCGTGTGTCAGGAAGCAGCTTCTGGGGGCTGCACTGCcgacccagctcctgctcctgtggAATGACACGAAGTTCATCGGGTCCATTTGTGGAAGTGTGTTGCCATGTCACGGTCcctgggtgcaggtcctggctccCCCACTTCCCGTTCCAGCTTCCTTACTGTGCaccctggggacacagcaggtggaTGGCCACAGTACTTGGtctctgcaacccacatgggaagctgggtcgtttctggctcctggctttgatctggcccagcaatggcttttgcaggcatttggggggaaCAGAGCAATAGATGAAaatctctgtcttccaaaaattaaaataaaagggaAGATAACATGGTAATGAATCCCAGTGTTCACGTGAGAATTAGGAAAAGCTTAGGAGATGATGGTTCTTATACAGACTGAAGAGTAACCACAGTGTGCTGTGCCTTGTCCGAGGACTGGCAGACCagcatgtggcacagcatgttaaactgTTGCCTGTGACGCAGGCATCAagtatgggtgccagtctgagcacggctgctccagttcacatccagctccctggtaatatgcctggaaagcagtggaagatggcccaagtgctcgggcccctgcacccacataggaaacctggaagaagcttctggctcctgactttagtttggtccagccctagccattacagacattttgggagtgaaccagtggatggaagatacccaCCTGTTTCAATCTCTCTCACAGTCTCTGTAACcatgtctttccaaaaaaaccaaaaaaaaaaatttgaataacAGTTTGTCAACATACAGCACTTCAAAGATGAAAACCTTACAAATGAGCCAATATccatttaaaagtaattttattttttttccagtcaaAT
Coding sequences within:
- the ITGB1BP1 gene encoding integrin beta-1-binding protein 1 is translated as MFRKGKKRHSSSSSQSSEISTKSKSVDSSLGGLSRSSTVASLDTDSTKSSGQSNNNLDTCAEFRIKYVGAIEKLKISEGKSLEGPLELINYIDVAQQDGKLPFVPLEEEFIMGVSKYGIKVSTSDQYDVLHRHALYLIIRMVCYDDGLGAGKSLLALKTTDASNEEYSLWVYQCSSLEQAQAICKVLSTAFDSALTSEKS